The Nostoc cf. commune SO-36 genomic sequence TTGGTATCAATTTAGGGTAGGTAATGAAGTCAGTCCTATTGGGCGGACTCGTACTGCTCCTAACCCGCGCGATCGCGTTGAGCGCTTCCGCTTCGCCTTCGCTTCCTGTCAAAACTGGGAGCAAGGATACTTCGCCGCCTACAAAAACATGGCTCAAGAAGATTTAGATTTGGTGGTTCACCTCGGTGATTACATTTACGAGGGAGCGCCGAGAGCCAATGCACTCCGACCTCATGAAGGTAATGGAGAGCCAGTCACACTGGAGGAGTATCGCAACCGTCACGCCCAATATAGAAGTGACCCCAGCCTGCAACAGACTCATGCTGCATTTCCTTGGATAGTCACTTGGGACGACCACGAAGTTGATAATAATTGGGCGGATGAAATCCCTCAAGACCCCGAAGTACAATCACGCCAAGCTTTTCTAGCTCGTCGTGCTGCTGCTTTCCAAGTATACTACGAACACATGCCACTGCGGGATTTTTCAAAACCTAGAGGCATTGATATGCAGCTGTATCGACGCTTAAACTTCGGTAACTTGGTTGAATTTAATGTTCTCGATACTCGCCAATATCGTAGCGACCAACCTTGTAACGACACTATTGAACCACGCTGTGCAGAAGCTTTTGATCCAAATGCCACTATGACTGGTACTGAACAAGAGCAGTGGTTGTTCCGCAATCTAGAGCGCTCTGGGGCACGCTGGAATGTTCTTGCTCAACAGGTTGTCTTTACCCAGCACGACTGGACAGCAGGCCCTGAGACTGCCTTTAATATTGATGCTTGGGACGGTTATGTAGCTGCCCGCAGCCGTATTCTCAACTTCCTTGCTCAACGTCAGCCAGCCAACCCAGTTGTCCTTACTGGTGACACACACTCTAGTTGGGTAAGTGACCTGAAAGCTGATTACAATAACCCTAACTCTGCTACAGTCGGTACTGAATTTGTTGGCACATCGATTACTTCAGGCTTTGGCGCTAGTGACCGAATTGAGAAGGCTTTACCAGAAAGTCCGTGGATAAAGTATTTTAATGGTAGACAACGCGGTTATGTTGTTTGTGACCTCAATCATGAGCGTTGGCGTAGTGACTATCGACTACTAGCTCCATCCCCAGAGACTGGGCCGACTGTGCCTAACCCAAATGCCCCAATCATATCAACAGTCTCGTTTGAGTTGCCGAATCAGGGAAAAGTAGAGCGGGTTCAATAGGTTCAAGGCTTTTTTAGATCAGGCTGGCTCCACTTGCCAGCCTTTGATGCGATGCCTACGGTGGTAACAGAGTTTGCCGTAAAAGCTACGCTTAGGGCGCGTAGCTGTTTTAATTAGCTGAAACTAACTCTGTCTCATCTTTCGATTCATCTCTGATTTTAAAGTAGTAATAAAGATTACCAACAGTTAGGTCTGATGCCTGTTGTAAATTAGATGTAACTAATGTTTTATAACCAGTAATTCCAGCTTGTTCACTAATATAAAATTCGTACTCTCGACGTAGTTCAGGCTCAAAGAGAAATAACAGCTGGTCACGAAGCGAATAGAAATGAGACTTTTCGGCTAAACTCTCATAGACTAATTGTTCTGGCGGTTCTGCTAAGTTGATTGTAGAGTTGTAAGTATCTGAACTATTAAAATCAGCGCTACTTAAAAGCTTTAATTCTGATGAAGAAAGCGATCGCATCCAATCAACATGATTTTGCCACGAATCCAATACTGCTAAATCGTGATTTTTAATGCGGATAATTTCGGGAAAGAGAAAATCAAGCTCATCATGTGAGTCGCAGCGATTAATCACAGTGAGAGCATCTTGACAGATTTTATCTTGGAGTAGGATGAGGCGATCGCTCACTGCTGAAACCTCATTCTGCACTTGATAAGTTGCAACAATCGCCTGTTCTATTGCCCAAGCACATTCAAGTCTGCGTAGTTGACCTGCTGCACAAGTTTCTTCTAATAGATGCGGATTGCTGTAATCTGCTAAAGCCGCAAATAACATTCCCCTCACGCCATCAATCTCAGCGTTTCTCCGGCTGAAATCTTGCAATTGCATCGCTGAACGGAAGCGGTTAATCGCCTGGATAAACACTCCATACGCCCTCACTAAAGCCGTGCGATGTTGTTCAAATTTGATATCTTGGGCTACTTGCTCGATTATTTGTCTAATTTCTACTCCTTGGTCTTTTAAGGCTTGTTTCAAGTCAATAAAGCCGTTTTTAACTTCCAGCCTCATTTGCTCTACTTCTTTTCTTAGTTTCATTGTTTGGTGCAGATTGACTGCTGTTAATGCTACACCTGCGATTGTTCCCACACCAATCAAGGCTGTAGTTGCTTGCAGCACACCCAAGCTAGTCTGTATAGTTTGCAATCCATTCAGTACTGCTGTAAAGCCTTGCTGAGTTTGATACATTTGCGCCCCACTCGTGACTAGATTAGAAACTGCTATCAGTGGAGATAAAGGGCTGTTGTTGACTGTAGCACCAATAGCATGGCCTACAAATTGTCCGGTAACTGTATCTCTAGCTATGCTCAAGGGTACTCCATTGCTAAAGACTTGTAGATATTTCCCAGCATCAATACCGGCTTGAATTGCAGACGGAAATTGGAACAGCATATTTTTAGGTTGCTAAAAGCTAATTTTCTTGAGCCTAACTGGTATAAAAAAGTAAACATAACCGTATTTATTCGGTATATTAATAAATTTTGTCTAAATCTGGGCATACTAAGCCTGAAAACTTATTGCCTTACATAGTTTATGGATACTTCACTAGTTAACTCTCAGAGTGTTGAGCTATTGTCGCAGATTACCGGGCAAAAACTGACTCAAAAGAATCTCACACCACCTGTGATATTTCTGGCAAATTTAGTTACGGTGCTGCTGGGGGTGATATTTGTAGATGGCACAGTCGCAGAGTCAGAAAAGCAACGTTTACTGACAACCCTTTATCGATTTAGTATTCCAGAAAGTGATGTGCGTAAGTTGACACATTTGATGATTAAAGGAGTCAAAGAAAATCAAGTTTATAAGCAAGTTAATAATTTACTAGCATTGGCGGCTCCACTTTCAGAGTCAGAAAAGCTTTTGTTGATTAGCTTTGGCTATGAAATCTCATCTGCTGATGGCGAAATTGATTCACGCGAGAAAAAGTATTTGGAGATAGTCGCCAAGCACTTAGGCATTAAACCACAACATTTAGTAGTTTTAGAGGCTGGTTTTACTCATCAAACAAATGTGGAGCCTATTGCTTTAGATGAAGTACATTTTTTACTCAGCCCTGCTCGTTTTCAAGAACTGGATACTATATTTGTTAAGGTTGCAAGTGATATGTTAGCCGCTCTACCTACTAAAGCAAAACACAAAATAACTAAACCACACAGAAATATATCTTACGGAGAATTGAAAAAGTTTCAAGAATATCGTAAACAATTAGACAATTGTTGTTATCAGCTATTTCAGATAATTCAAGACTGTAGCAATCGTGGGTTATTGCCTCACACTTTGATAAAGGAAGTAGAGGAAATATCTCAAAAAGCAAAATCTCAGCAGTTTAGGTTAGCAGTTTTAGGCGAGTTTAGCCAAGGAAAATCAACCTTACTTAATGCCTTACTAGGTGAAGAAATTCAACCTGTGAGAGAGATTCCTTGTAGTGGTATGGTAACAGTTTTAAAATATGGAACCCAAAAGCGGGTAGTCTGTCGTTATAAAGATGGACGGGAAGAAGAAATTCCTTTTGAGCAATATCAACTAAAGGCAACAATTTCAGAAGATGCAGCACTTGGATGTCTGAGTGATGAACTAGCACATAATGAAATTGATGAAATCGTTTTTGAGCATCCTGATTTAGAGT encodes the following:
- a CDS encoding alkaline phosphatase D family protein; its protein translation is MQNLNIERLLSSRLRRRQVLIGTGALTGFAIANQFSNKVLAQPKFSNYPFSLGVASGEPLPDNVVLWTRLAPDPLNGGGMPPYNVPVQWQVATDEKMQQVVRSGTQMATPEFGHSVHVEVQGLKPARWYWYQFRVGNEVSPIGRTRTAPNPRDRVERFRFAFASCQNWEQGYFAAYKNMAQEDLDLVVHLGDYIYEGAPRANALRPHEGNGEPVTLEEYRNRHAQYRSDPSLQQTHAAFPWIVTWDDHEVDNNWADEIPQDPEVQSRQAFLARRAAAFQVYYEHMPLRDFSKPRGIDMQLYRRLNFGNLVEFNVLDTRQYRSDQPCNDTIEPRCAEAFDPNATMTGTEQEQWLFRNLERSGARWNVLAQQVVFTQHDWTAGPETAFNIDAWDGYVAARSRILNFLAQRQPANPVVLTGDTHSSWVSDLKADYNNPNSATVGTEFVGTSITSGFGASDRIEKALPESPWIKYFNGRQRGYVVCDLNHERWRSDYRLLAPSPETGPTVPNPNAPIISTVSFELPNQGKVERVQ